In Bos taurus isolate L1 Dominette 01449 registration number 42190680 breed Hereford chromosome 11, ARS-UCD2.0, whole genome shotgun sequence, one DNA window encodes the following:
- the OR1L6 gene encoding olfactory receptor family 1 subfamily L member 6 codes for MEIKNYSSSTADFILLGMSSNPQMQKPLFAVFLVMYLITLVGNGLIILAIHSDSRLHTPMYFFLSNLSFMDICFTTVIVPNMLVNLLSETKFISYVGCLVQMYFFMALGNTDSYLLASMAIDRLVAICNPFHYDVVMSPRRCLLLLLGSCTISHLHSMLRVLLMSRLSFCASHVIKHFFCDTQPVLKLSCSDTTTNQIVVMTETLAVIATPFLCILFSYLRIIITVLKIPSAAGKWKAFSTCGSHLTVVVFFYGSVIYVYFRPLSMYSVVKDRVATLMYTIVTPMLNPFIYSLRNKDMKRGLRKLKDQVYS; via the coding sequence ATGGAGATAAAGAACTACAGCAGCAGCACTGCGGACTTTATCCTCCTGGGCATGTCTTCCAACCCCCAGATGCAGAAACCCCTCTTTGCTGTATTCCTTGTCATGTACCTGATCACCCTGGTGGGGAATGGACTCATCATCCTGGCCATCCACTCTGACTCTCGGCTCCACACCCCTATGTACTTTTTCCTCAGCAACCTGTCCTTCATGGATATCTGCTTCACAACAGTCATTGTGCCCAACATGCTGGTGAACTTACTCTCAGAGACAAAATTCATCTCCTATGTGGGCTGTCTGGTCCAGATGTACTTCTTCATGGCCTTGGGAAACACTGACAGCTACCTGCTGGCCTCAATGGCCATAGACAGGCTGGTAGCCATCTGCAACCCCTTCCATTATGATGTGGTCATGAGCCCACGGCGTTGCCTCCTCCTGTTGCTGGGTTCATGCACCATCTCTCACCTGCACTCCATGCTGCGTGTGCTACTTATGTCCCGCCTGTCTTTCTGTGCCTCCCATGTCATCAAGCACTTTTTTTGTGATACTCAACCTGTGCTCAAGCTCTCCTGCTCTGACACGACTACCAATCAGATTGTGGTCATGACCGAGACCCTGGCTGTCATCGCCACCCCTTTCCTGTGCATTCTCTTCTCCTACCTGAGAATCATCATCACGGTGCTCAAAATCCCCTCTGCGGCTGGGAAGTGgaaggccttctccacctgtggctcCCACCTCACTGTGGTGGTCTTCTTCTATGGGAGTGTCATCTATGTGTATTTTAGGCCACTGTCCATGTACTCAGTGGTGAAGGACCGGGTAGCCACACTTATGTACACAATAGTGACACCCATGTTGAACCCTTtcatctacagcctgaggaacaaAGATATGAAGAGGGGTCTGAGGAAATTAAAGGACCAAGTTTactcatag